The genomic stretch TGGCCCCATAGGCCTCTTATGTCATCCTTAAGGTTTACGGGAGATGGGATTATCCTATTTCTGGTGGTCAATTTTACCTGCCTACAAAGTTTTCCAACACGGAGCTCTTTCCTGCGCTCTGGCCGCCGACCACTGCAATCTGCGGCAGGTCCAGGTTGCAGGCCTGACCAATGGAGCTGAAGGCATCCTGCAGCCTGTTGACCAGCGGGATCAGCTCCTCCATACCACGGTTTCCCATGGTGCCTTTAGACGGAGGGACTCGGAATCAGCGAATGGAGCGAGAGCAGGGAGGGGGGATGTGGCGCTGCTATATTAGTCCGGGATACCGCGGTGCTTGTTGATGTAGTGAAGTCATCTAGCCGCGCATTGCCCCTGGCCAAGCGAGGGTCAGAGCgactgtggagagagagagagagagagagagagagagagagagagagagagagagagagagagagatgcagaaaGGGGAGATATGAACAGACAGGGACAGACAATTGCGCAGTTGCTTACCACCATaacccctctctctcccctactccccccccccctccactgacacacaccaacacacgcatgcacatacacaacgAGCGGCACGAAGCCCCATAGTTTCAAGGGCATTTGAATAGTGGAGCTCCATAGGCTGAACATAAGCACACTGAAAAAAGCCGTGCGCCCGAGGCTGCACAAATCAAACGCCGATTCCGCTGAATACGTGCGAAACAAAGCATCATCCGCCGCATGCAGATGTACACCGCTACACAACAGATAATAGTgtctatttaaaaatatatgtcatGGTAATAACCACAGATTGTGGTACTGTGCTGTGGTCAGCCTACCCCGCCTCAGGATTCCCTCGGTGTTTTCAGTGCCCGATGGTCCCGGTCGCTGTCCAGTGCTGAAACGACGCGCAGATCAAGCAGCAAAGACAAACCTGGACGATTACACAAGCACCACCTGCTACGGCCGTGCATCGGCTTGAGCTCAAATTCCTGAGCATTAACTGTGTTAGCCTGTGGGCTTCGCTACTGTCGGCTGAGTGTCAGAGAGGTTTCATTCCGAACACAAATTCGCATTTGACAGATTAATCATTTCCCCCTCTTCTCCTTTCCGCGGTGTAATTGCGAAGCTGCGCCTGGCTCCTGCACCATATAGACGCCGCGGAGGACCAATGAAAACCGCGAAATCCGGAGCCAAGGCAGAGAAACATGATGCCCCATTGGCTGAAAATGTACAGGTTAGGCCTACCTGAGCCCGCCCCCTGTTTACATCCGTGCAATTTCTGCCGTTGTGAGTCATGCGGCACGGCTGCGCATCGCTGCAACAGAGGAGGTGGATGCGCTCCTTCAGATCCCTGCAGTAGGAGTAGGAACCAGCTGTCGTAAATTTCATGCACTAACTTTTCATACGCGCCACAGGCAAAGACGGTCGTTTTATGGCACCTTGCTTTTTGCTTAGTGATACTGACATTATCGGCCCACGTTTGGAAACATAAAGCCTAAAGGGGTTTGCGCTGACTAAACACAAAAGTGTGACGCTTAGTCCCAGATTGTCACTGCGGGCCGAGGCTATAGCAGAAGCAGTCATGCGGAAAGGACGCTGCTATTCTGTCTTAAACTCTACCAAGACAACATCTGTGCCACATAATAAACGTCCCCCCTTCCCTGGATGTCTGCAATCTTAAAATGATCTATGAGGACAAAGCTCATTCTCTCTTCAAGGTCTTTTGCTGAGAGGTTAAAAAGAGACCTGATATGCATCAGGGACAACAGGAAAAGCTCTGTGCGCCCCTCTCCATTTTCCTCTGTCAGTAACACCTTATCGATTTTGTCAGTGTTTGCCCTTTTCATTATTGACAGCCATCCAAGGGTTGGTCTAGTTGGCAAATCATATTGTAGTGAATTGAAATATCACTAGGTGGCAGTACCAATCTGACCATATACATTGGTTAAGGGTACAAACTTGCTTTAGAACCGGTAATACACCAGCACGGACCCATAAAGCATTTGGTAACATTAGATTTCAGGGAAAACaattcaaatgtcaaaatatagGGGAAATAACCATAAGTAGTGATGTGCaacctgtttgctttaaaatcCCGGACGGTCTTTACATTTCAAGTGCAAATAAATGTGTTAGGATATTATGATAAATTATACTCAGATTAAATTGTCTGACTGCTGGACTGCAGTGGTTTATCTCAGGATACCTCCCTGCTACCTTACCTGACATGTACAGGATGTGTAAGTATCCAATAACAACATCAGTGCAACACCTCTCCAAAGATCCTGTTTCCTGAGGTATCTAGGACTGGGAGGACAGGCGGGTTGGTCTCCAGGTCAGCATTTAAGGTTTAAAAATATGGGTAGGACTGTTTTTAGATCAGCAACTGGCCGTCACTCCACCACTGACTGTCCGCCTACAGCAGGGCCACCATTACAGAGACCTCAGATGATTCAGGGGCATCAGAGCTGGAAAGGGTCCATGGGTCATTCCAGGAAGTGTAGACTACTTATTTATGCTGTCAAAGCTGctagtgaaatgttttcagggAGGCTAAATTGTTTTAGAGACACCCCTGTCACCTACATTGCAGTAAAGCATTGCAAAGCATAGTGTACTAGTGAACATAATATACAGTAGCATAGCACAGTGTTTGGTAATAGTGTGTTGTATAGTATAGAATTCTACTGCAGTACTATACAGTATAAAGTAATACAGTTTCAATTAGGAATTTTATAATGTATAGTATTTGGCCTATATTGAAGTAACATTAGCAATAGTTTACTCTAAATCATCTATCATGTTATGTTGTTTAAATCGTACCACACTGGAACACTTATGAACATCTTTTGTATATAGAAGTTAAAATAGCAATACAACAATATAAAACTTAAAGTCGTGGATTTGAGATCTTACTTTTTAAAGTCTCATCACTCTAGAGTGATGTACCTCTGTATTCAGCTCCATTCATCCTGGTGGTTCCAAACATCTTCTGTTTCACCATCACTGAGGTCATTGTGCTCCTGGGATTATTCAAAGCTTTAGAAatagtccccccccccccccccccccccccaatatgTGCCCCACCACAGTTGCATAAACAGTTGTGCCCCACCACATTGCAGGTCTGCAGCGAGTTCCTTCGACTTCATGGTTTTGTTTTCGTCCTGACATGCAGAATGAGTAGTGGGACCTTATTTACACTGGTGTTCTAAACTATGACCCTTCAGTTCAATTTTCCACACGTTATTTCAAGGACTATTGACACAACAATTACATGATGCATCATCACATTTTGCTGTGCCTTTGTAAAGAAGTTAAAGTGTAGCAAGCCATACCACTTTGGTATCTGAACAGTCTTCTATTTTCTAAAAGGTTGAAGTGGTTGtattattctgttttctttggccCATATATTCTTAGGTCCCAAAATATTACAACTGTATTCTTTACAGTTTGTGTCTTCAGAATGATGTATGGTAAAGGTTGAGAGTTTTGTTTAACTACAGGgtgttgtgtatatgtgtatgtgtgcatatgcatttgtttgtcattgtatatttattttgaataaagGACAGATGGTTGAGTGCTGGTGGCAAACAGATTATTGGCTTTAGGTCAGTGAGAGGCCAGGGAGAATAGTTATCAACATGTTGGTCTCACTGTGCCACTACATCATCGCCATGAATCATACATTACCCATGCTTCATTGCAGCACTGCGCTTTGACAGGGTGGTACTGATTACCATGTCTGAGTTTACAAAACGAGACCACTATGACCAGTTTGAGCAGTGCCAGAACATGATCCGCTGTTGCAAGTAAACATGTGGTTTTCCTTTTTGCATAGTCCAACAGGAAGTCACAAACAGTACTGCAGATGTAGCTGCTGAACCTGATCCAGCCTTAGATTTAAATCAGTCAATCTCTGcctttctcactctctcaaATGAGATTACAAGGCCATTGAGATGAGCTAAATAGGAATATATGAGCTCCTGCCATTTCAAGATGAAAACAGATCAGTCACTGAGTTGTGTATTCATGGTGTCAATGTTAGAGGAAAGTCCTAAAAAAGAACGAACAGACATTTTTTAGTGATTAAATCTTGCACCACAGTCAAGCTTCCTGTCATCTGTGGGGGAAAAACAGCGGCGCCACTACATAAGGCATACCTTTAAACAGCCCAgtcacacacagaacaacaactCACAGAGACCTGGAATGACAGTTTAGGGAGGGAGCAGAGAAattgaaatgtgtgtatttgaggTACTGGAATGCCTTAACTCATagttataaaaataatgtgCCTGGAGGGTGACGCTCTGTGAGGAGATATGACTGGAATTATAATCAGGAGCaattcttttattttcaaactgtATATTTAGATGAAGTAATGTCACAAAAGACAGAGACATAGATCTTACTAACTTACGAATTACAAAATTACTGGACGCTCTGGAGCCATGCCACTCTGTGTTAGTAATGAGGAACTGTGGTGTAACACCTGTACTGAGCTGTCAGAGACAAGCAcgttctgtgtgcatgtgtgtgtaggtataTGAGTCACTGTGATTACACCGTCGCAGTCACAGCAGgtcattttaaatgcttttctcaaaaaacacatcacactgaCCCCTTTGGGCCCATTCAGCAAACACTAAACTATAAAACTGCAGCTGTAAATGAACACTTTCCCTTTTACTATATGAATTGCTCAACGTCAATGAAACACAATGACTCGTTTGAGCTCTGGCAGCTTATGTCATAGCGTGCAAAGTGTCAAGACTGTGTCCCTCCCTCTCATAAAACTGAACACATGCAgacattcagagaaaacaacTCAGAGTCAagctcttttgttttcagtctggGCACTGAGGCTTGTTGTTGAAATGTCACCTATAGCTTACTGTATGTTGAGGAGGGAAGTTGTGTTCAGGGGTGTTATGGTAAACCACTGACTGCTCACTGCTGCTTATAGGTGACAATTTGCTTCATATCTGCGCTACACTGTACTTCAACAAGACGGACTGGCACCCATGTAAATGCATGTTATCCACTTCAAACACTTCACACATGTAAATGCATGTCTGGCGAGCCAGTGATTGTTGTTGTGGGTATTACTCTAATTTCTGCTTGGTTGCTACTAAAAAACGATGCTGTCATTGTCCTCATGACTCAGTGGGAGAGAACTGGCACGTCACACAACTAAGCCcactttccttcctcttctaAATCTATAAACAAATTGTAGTGGCTGCTCTGTCAACAACTCAGATGGtgagtgttttattttccccATGTCTGTCCTGATTCAGCAGTCACACTGTTCCtctcatctgttttgttttcattctgtgaTGCCAAGGTCCCCAGCAGCCCTCCCCTCTGTCTCCTATTGCATCATGTTGTGTAATTCATATTCAAACAAAATGTGGGAGTAAAATGTCCCTTCAGAATTAAATCTTATAATGCCAAGAAGTAcagctttgtatttttaaagggtttttgaaaaaaaagcCAAAGTAACTTTATCTACAACTCGAAAGGTCACAAGAATTAAAAGATACAAAAGAGAAGCATCATAACTGCTTGGGGTAGTTATAATGCATATTTTTACAACAGTGCATCAAATGACCATGTGAAAGGGATGACAAAGAGTGATGAACTTACAAAACTACCACCCAAATTTGCAGCTCCCCTCTGCTTTATAGTGAGTTTCAGCTTATTGTCCAGCCTGCAGCTATTGTTTTGGTTCACATGAATGTGCTCATTTTCAttgtaactttttttgttttcaaatgaatatcaacaaaacagaaatgctttGGGATTTTAACAGTAAAAGCTCCATTTTCATTCACGTTAAAGATTTAGAGAGCATGATAAAAAGAATGCATTAAACAACCCAACCTTGCTCTGTCTCAGTATTGACCACTGTCATTTCCTCCTCACTCAATTTCTCTTTTCAAGGCAGATTTGGTCTTAAATGATGGTAGAAATGAGGTAGAAATCAAAATGGCAGGAGAATAAGGGTTTGTAAACCTAGCTTCGATGGTGGGTTAAAACAATTTTATACACAATATATAGAGTATAGTATACAATGCACTGTAGTTAGCATGTGGAATAAGGTTACTTAAAGAGAAATCAAAGAGTAAAGTTGAATATTTAAGTAAAAAGTGAACCCTACATCCTTGAAAATATATTGCAGATCCTACATGAATGTAGTTTCAGTACATTGATGCTCTTAGCTGGGGCTAACTTTTACAGGAGTCATAATGTTACATAagaaaaacacaccacagtggAAACACTGTAGAATACCGATGACTTTTCATGGGCCATAAAATGGACAGGTTAACAAGGCAGCAGATTGATCTTGTGGaaccacacacagatgtgcactACAAGCTGGTCTTAGGGGGAAACTGGTTCAAGGCTGTTGGTATTTAAAAGAAACATCTAGTAGTAGTCAAGGAGGACTATGGACCACGTGAGAAGAGTGCCAGTGCATAACTGCAGCTTATGGCCTTTACTCCCCTCAGAAACCAGAATAatgttttttgcacatttacaaTGGGGACATTTGTGTTGAACTCCAGCAGTCATATATTTTCTGCTTTGCCTCTCAGTCCCAAACAGAAACACTAGATATTCTAGATGAATCATGTGGAGACAGTTGGAATACAGTCAGGCCCCCTGCCTTGTTGTGTAAAGAAAGCCAAAAAGGATGATTGTGGTAATAAGAAGGTTTATTTTCCAGTGTAATATGTGCAACCAAATACACTTTTCAGGTAGTTTTAGGAACTAAAAACACATAGATTTTTATCAGTTACTTTCACACAGTAAAGGGACCAAAACCTGAATCTcatcagtatctgcagcacttccctttgcccctaaaccagcagcagctctctctggtttgacctacacacagtttctcctggtactttggagcaccttggagaagctgctgcaggtcttctgtagattcaggctgtcccagtgtttctgtctcttcttgtGGTGCCAGACTGagtccacactgctgagatcatCATCAAGCACTAGCTAGATAACCTGCCCAGCTACGGTAGAGGCAAAAGAGTATCAGTGTACCTCCGGGTTGCCTTGCTGCTGAGCCTGGTTGCAAAACATTAGTTTCAGATTCCCACATTCCTAAACACTTGCCCCCAGGCAAAATTTCACCCTGTGCCCTCATTATCAAGTTTACAGGTAATTGCATGGTGGTTTATTAGTAAAAGCATCAGGTACAAGAGGAAGCAAACATCACTATAGTTTGGTAGACACATAAAGAGACGCTGTCCAGTCAAAACAACCTGCAGACACAATACAGAAGGTTGAGgcatatttaaagtattttctgcaggaaaaataaaacaaccataaaactgcatttttccACTGATGCAATTTTCAGCATCCcacacccagccacaagcaaaaagaagaaggaaatggACCTAAGCACACAGTGCACACCCCCTGACTAATTCAGTCCCCGCTACACACCTTTCCCCCTCCCACTCCCTGGATAAATATCTGACTCTGAGCACTGCTGGGATTCAGACACTGACCACAGATACTCAGGGGAGAAGAGACTAGATTTACTAGGAAAGAACAACTAAATAGAGGAATAAGAGGATAGCATTGCAATTTTAGAAATACTTTAAAGTATAGAAGATTATCAAATTAGTCCATACGCTCCAGAATGTGGCTCCAAGTGGGTCTCCTGTGTCTGCCCTTCTTATTTCTGTCAAGCCTAAGTCAGGCCACAGATCGAGCCTCCCTCCACCGCTCCAGTGACCCAGCTATACGTTGCCACTACACCTTCACTGTAACCAGACCAGAGGACTCCAGCTGCCCTGAAAGTGGGTTGACACCAGAGACTGATGCCATCTTGTCCCGTCTCACCCTGCTGGAGGCTCTGGTCAGCCGGGTCATGGCAGGAGCAGAAGGAGCTACAGGGACTGGGGTCAGGGCTAACAGTGAAGAAGGTCTCCAAGAAGCTTACTCCCAAGTTACAAGGGAAAGAAACCAACTGCAGCAGGACAAGGAGCATCTGAACAGGCAGAtccaggagctgcagaggaggcTGGCTGAGCTGAGCCAGGAGGCAGAGAGCCTTAGGCAGACACCCTgccagcagacacacaccacaggaGGACCTGAGCATGAACGCAGACCTGCTAGTGGTATGTACACCAGTGAGCAAAGGGGAAATCCACACAATTGAAATCCTGGAGTGCTTTTACTGCATGACTTTTGTCACATATTGGGCTGCTAATAACCACATTTTAGTAAAATCTTAATTGTGATAGCTTGTATTCATCAAGTGCCAGGTTTCTCTGTGTTGATGATGTTTGTTAAATGACTTGGTGGTTGACTTAGGCTATGAAAAGTCTCTGAGGGCAACAGGTCAGGTTGCAGTAAGCTGTCCCAGAATGAGTAAGGGTGTAGGAATTTACAGCAACGACTCTTCACAACTCATGTATGTCTGTTTACATGCATGTGATCATTTTCCGAAGTGTAATAGCAAAATTATAAGGGAGACAAATAAATTGGCATTGACATTGgcagacacatttttttctgaatctCGGGTACAGATATATACACAAACTGATATTTTCTGTCAATTTGTACTCAAAATTCCTTTCCAGTCTGTATATTTGTACATTCCTACTTTCCTATATTACACAGATTTCTCCTATATTCTGTCTCTCACAGACCCTGCACATCATTTTGGAAATGGGGATTATCAGGAGATGAAGGCTGAGGTGACAGAAGTTCCAGCATCCCACCTGATTTCTGAAGGAAATCACAACTTCACAGGTTTAACTAATGCCAAATCAGCCTAGTGGTGGGCTCTtgattcaaatgtattttaaaggATAGGAAATATCTAAAAACGAATGTGAAGttttaactctttttttttttttaggctgtgGAGAGCTTCTGTCAGTGGGAGATCCTGTGTTGCACAGGAAGGCTGACAGTATCACAGGCAAGTATGGAGTGTGGCTGCAGGATCCTGAGCCTCAGGGTGCTTATTACACCAACAAGACTGTGTGGCGTATTGACGCAGTTGGCAAAGATGTCCGTCAGCTCTTTGTATATGAAGACATGGATCAGTTTTCCAGAGGCTTTCCTAGGAAGGTCCTAGCCCTGCCAGAGCCTATGGAGAGCACAGGGGCAACAATATACCGTGACTCCCTTTATTACCAGCGCAAACTCAGCCGTACCCTGATTCACTACAGCCTAACCTCTGAGAGCCTGGTATCCCACCTGGACCTCCCTAGTGCTAGTTTCCATGGCCAGTACCCCTACTCCTGGGGTGGCTACACCGACATTGACCTGGCAGTGGACGAACAAGGCTTGTGGGCTATCTACAGCACAAGCAAGGCAAAGGGTGCAATTGTGATTTCCCAGCTGGACCCTGAGAGCCTGGTAGTGAAGAAGAGCTGGGAGACCAAGATCAGGAAGAACACAGTGGCCAATGCTTTCATGGTGTGTGGACGTCTGTACACACTGGCCAGCTACACAGCACCCAACACCACCATCAACTATGTGTTTGACACAGCCACTAGCGTGGGGCTGGCTGTCAGTGTGCCCTTCAAAAATAAGTACCGTTACAACAGCATGTTGGACTACAACCACGCTCAGAAGAAGCTTTATGCTTGGGACAACTTCCACATGGTCACCTATGATGTCAGACTGAGGAGAGTCGGGCATGGCAACAGATGAAGAGGAGCCTGACAGAATCAGACTGTTGTCTACTGGACTGTGCTAATGCAAGAGCAAGTGAATGAGATACATCTTCTGATCATATACACTGGAAGTGTTTTTGCATcaataaaacctgttttttctcTTACTATTGTAAATAAGATGTATGTATTACTACAACACAGAAATATTCATAAAGTAGATTATAACATTATGACCTCAGTTATTATTGCAAACAGTAACAATGGTtc from Mastacembelus armatus chromosome 17, fMasArm1.2, whole genome shotgun sequence encodes the following:
- the LOC113134133 gene encoding myocilin-like — protein: MWLQVGLLCLPFLFLSSLSQATDRASLHRSSDPAIRCHYTFTVTRPEDSSCPESGLTPETDAILSRLTLLEALVSRVMAGAEGATGTGVRANSEEGLQEAYSQVTRERNQLQQDKEHLNRQIQELQRRLAELSQEAESLRQTPCQQTHTTGGPEHERRPASDPAHHFGNGDYQEMKAEVTEVPASHLISEGNHNFTGCGELLSVGDPVLHRKADSITGKYGVWLQDPEPQGAYYTNKTVWRIDAVGKDVRQLFVYEDMDQFSRGFPRKVLALPEPMESTGATIYRDSLYYQRKLSRTLIHYSLTSESLVSHLDLPSASFHGQYPYSWGGYTDIDLAVDEQGLWAIYSTSKAKGAIVISQLDPESLVVKKSWETKIRKNTVANAFMVCGRLYTLASYTAPNTTINYVFDTATSVGLAVSVPFKNKYRYNSMLDYNHAQKKLYAWDNFHMVTYDVRLRRVGHGNR